The following proteins are co-located in the Elusimicrobiota bacterium genome:
- a CDS encoding FecR family protein codes for MRKLLVLFSICLLSATLYAEVKVSLASGDVAVFVSNQWIQANEGAVLNTADKIKTSGNSIAILVVDEKTQIWVNENSELSIASLGQESFFDLLAGKVRSKVKLLQGQKFRIKTPVSVATVRGTDFVTTYEGGLFVFEGRVEFTDAKLKQLIMVAKDQIGSIKKGKMSAPKDMTSEEKAKLEDEWKAFIEKQISKIYEEEQEQTLNLRRDMYEIASEVKNDVRVAKELMNEMKESDFSAGITRRDMYGNVVRFEQYLIRPDDSSYEIVSIIKSKDYTSNISASKRLDIFDMTVTMNTAVPNQLSEWEKSAISMGDTMYPIAVNVAVSNITDSGQTDNNLINDPETETIDSEPDENTVDPNTVTPTPTDPTPVTPTPDPTPVTPTPDPTTVTPTPVNPTPVTPTPDPTPVAPTPVNPTPVTPTPVNPTPVTPTPVTPTPVTPTTVTQNTNVTNSLVNTRTNIISSLISSLIKRMNYMPINVRNISVGPARNQKQKANQNNVIENAIKMQE; via the coding sequence ATGCGGAAGCTTTTAGTACTCTTCTCAATCTGTTTATTAAGCGCAACGCTTTACGCTGAGGTTAAGGTAAGTTTAGCCAGCGGCGACGTTGCTGTTTTTGTTAGTAATCAATGGATACAAGCAAATGAAGGCGCAGTATTAAATACTGCCGATAAAATAAAGACTTCAGGAAATTCCATAGCAATACTTGTCGTAGATGAAAAAACGCAGATTTGGGTAAACGAAAATTCAGAACTTTCCATTGCTTCTTTAGGGCAGGAAAGTTTTTTTGATTTGCTTGCCGGAAAGGTCCGCTCAAAAGTCAAACTCCTCCAGGGCCAGAAATTCAGAATTAAGACACCGGTTTCAGTTGCAACGGTCAGAGGGACTGATTTTGTGACTACCTACGAAGGCGGCCTTTTTGTTTTTGAGGGCAGAGTTGAATTCACTGATGCCAAATTGAAACAGCTTATTATGGTTGCAAAGGACCAGATCGGTTCTATTAAGAAAGGCAAGATGTCTGCCCCTAAAGATATGACTTCGGAAGAAAAAGCGAAACTAGAAGATGAGTGGAAAGCATTTATTGAAAAACAAATTAGCAAAATCTATGAAGAAGAACAAGAGCAGACTCTGAACTTGCGCAGAGATATGTATGAAATAGCTTCAGAAGTAAAAAATGATGTGAGAGTTGCCAAAGAATTAATGAATGAAATGAAAGAATCTGATTTTTCAGCCGGGATAACTCGGCGTGATATGTATGGAAACGTAGTAAGGTTTGAGCAATATCTCATAAGACCTGATGATAGCAGTTATGAGATAGTGAGTATAATAAAGAGCAAAGATTACACCTCAAATATTTCGGCTAGTAAACGGCTTGACATTTTTGATATGACCGTTACAATGAATACGGCTGTGCCTAATCAGCTTTCTGAATGGGAAAAAAGCGCCATATCAATGGGCGATACCATGTACCCGATAGCGGTTAATGTGGCAGTATCAAATATCACTGACAGCGGGCAGACAGACAATAATCTAATAAACGATCCAGAAACTGAAACTATAGATTCAGAACCGGATGAAAATACAGTTGATCCTAATACAGTAACACCAACACCTACAGATCCGACACCAGTAACACCGACACCTGATCCGACTCCCGTGACTCCGACGCCTGATCCGACAACCGTGACCCCGACACCAGTCAATCCGACTCCGGTAACCCCGACACCTGATCCTACACCGGTGGCGCCGACACCAGTCAATCCGACTCCGGTAACTCCGACACCAGTAAATCCGACTCCTGTTACCCCGACTCCTGTAACACCGACACCCGTGACTCCGACAACGGTAACTCAGAATACTAATGTAACAAATTCGTTGGTTAATACCAGAACTAACATTATCAGCAGTTTAATAAGCAGTCTGATAAAACGCATGAACTATATGCCGATCAATGTGAGAAATATATCGGTAGGCCCGGCAAGAAATCAGAAGCAGAAAGCAAACCAAAACAATGTAATTGAAAACGCTATCAAGATGCAAGAATAG